The [Pseudomonas] carboxydohydrogena genome includes a window with the following:
- a CDS encoding PRC-barrel domain-containing protein — MKKTVLLGLTAALIAAPAFAQSTMSPSATSPAATTGSAPSSTPAFARVSSDEMFTSRLKGLNVYNQNNESIGEISDIAITKDNQVQALILSVGGFLGMGEHYVAVAPSSVHVAYDQASKKWKATMNTTKEALKAAPEFKYPTTG, encoded by the coding sequence ATGAAGAAAACTGTATTGCTCGGTCTCACCGCCGCATTGATCGCCGCACCGGCTTTCGCCCAGTCGACGATGAGTCCTTCGGCCACTTCGCCCGCGGCGACGACCGGCAGCGCGCCGTCTTCAACGCCGGCGTTTGCGCGCGTCTCCAGCGACGAGATGTTCACATCCAGGCTGAAGGGCCTGAACGTCTATAACCAGAACAATGAATCGATCGGCGAAATCTCCGACATCGCCATTACCAAGGACAATCAGGTGCAGGCGCTGATCCTGTCGGTCGGCGGCTTCCTCGGCATGGGCGAGCACTACGTCGCGGTCGCTCCGTCCTCGGTGCATGTGGCCTACGATCAGGCCAGCAAGAAGTGGAAGGCCACGATGAACACCACCAAGGAGGCGCTCAAGGCCGCGCCGGAGTTCAAATATCCGACCACTGGCTAA
- a CDS encoding GGDEF domain-containing protein, which produces MSQSGPIVVVSNGTYAPLYKALSAAKIFPAVDSTWQEAEAAIARVKPCAVIVAGAHEPAAIKDIARRVETLSPYVPLIAIDPGSATLPHNALPLTEIGGRGARRLASRLNAALRLRAMHATVLRRARDIRLTDLQMPADDPLQDATVLLAGRGGSFPALSVALGERMGIVGALSIEQAAKHLNARTLDGIVIGGGFTQRVVEAFLQVLSEDSRHRNLPVIVSGVPLPLHPYDLPNLEAGGADAASTVAIAVPLIRQKAFEARLERASRSIEAGGLLDPRTGLLTEGAFTRDLTRSIEDAHAQGAGLSVASFTLSTHNDRSRFDAARIVGQLMRRMDFGTLQGDGTIVVAFAGTSIVDARSIARRLASVLKQTVVGPKPNGKLTPDVAVTSLLPNDSEASLLARLRLADAQAAS; this is translated from the coding sequence ATGTCCCAGTCCGGCCCCATCGTCGTCGTCTCCAACGGAACATACGCCCCGCTCTACAAGGCTCTGTCGGCCGCGAAGATCTTCCCCGCCGTGGACAGCACGTGGCAGGAAGCGGAAGCCGCAATCGCGCGCGTGAAACCATGCGCAGTGATCGTCGCGGGAGCGCATGAGCCCGCCGCGATCAAGGACATCGCCCGCCGCGTCGAAACCTTAAGTCCCTACGTGCCGCTGATCGCGATTGATCCAGGAAGCGCAACTCTACCTCACAACGCACTGCCGCTGACAGAGATCGGCGGCCGCGGCGCGCGCCGTCTGGCCTCGCGCCTGAACGCCGCGCTGCGGCTGCGCGCCATGCACGCGACCGTTTTGCGGCGGGCGCGCGATATCCGTCTCACCGACTTGCAGATGCCCGCCGACGATCCCTTGCAGGACGCAACCGTGCTCCTGGCCGGACGCGGGGGCTCGTTTCCCGCGTTGTCCGTTGCGCTGGGTGAACGGATGGGCATCGTCGGGGCTCTCAGCATCGAACAGGCGGCTAAGCATCTCAATGCCCGCACGCTCGACGGCATCGTGATCGGCGGCGGTTTCACGCAGCGCGTTGTCGAAGCATTCCTGCAAGTGCTCTCGGAGGATTCGCGCCACCGCAACCTGCCGGTCATCGTCTCGGGCGTGCCGTTGCCGCTCCATCCTTATGACCTTCCCAACCTTGAAGCCGGCGGCGCGGATGCCGCAAGCACGGTCGCTATCGCGGTTCCGCTGATCCGGCAAAAGGCTTTCGAGGCACGGCTGGAGCGAGCCTCGCGCTCGATCGAGGCCGGCGGCCTGCTCGATCCGCGCACCGGACTTCTGACCGAAGGCGCTTTCACCCGCGATCTTACACGCTCGATCGAAGACGCTCATGCACAAGGCGCGGGCCTGTCGGTCGCAAGTTTTACCCTATCCACCCACAACGACCGCTCGCGCTTCGACGCGGCGCGCATCGTCGGCCAACTGATGCGAAGGATGGACTTCGGAACATTGCAGGGCGATGGAACCATCGTTGTCGCATTCGCCGGAACGAGCATCGTCGATGCACGTTCCATCGCACGGCGCCTTGCCAGCGTTCTGAAACAAACTGTCGTCGGACCGAAACCGAACGGCAAGCTCACGCCCGATGTCGCAGTAACATCGCTCCTGCCCAATGATTCCGAGGCATCGCTGCTTGCGCGCCTGCGCCTGGCCGATGCACAGGCCGCATCGTAA
- a CDS encoding class I adenylate-forming enzyme family protein has translation MPDRSPTLYDLFSRTAERTPDALALCDPPNKRRITGEEPVELTYAQSEAAVASLSSQFIRAGLPAGSIVAVQLPNTVEFPLTLLAAWRAGLVVALLPQLWRQAELAEALNRVGARAIVTAGRIELIDHADLAMNAAAEAFSIRHVMGFGEALPDGMTPLDWRQRESFAPNLSINARKAAVASFDITRNGMVAVPRSHVNLIAGGLAIYMESALPSAARIISTALLSSFAGLTSSVVLWLLSGGSLRLHHPFDPQVLAEQIRAGNCDTLIGPAELALRMSESAAIDAQPSLHHVIGLWRTPERVSASPDWKAKSAALTDVYLFGEMGLFALNRLDDGTAAPVTLTHHDAARAGELLLTPKGTLGLRGPMVTLAAYRPPPKADTSLMRAEPSADYVDTGYPAKRANPDGHITLTGTPAGIANVGGYRFREDDLEQWARRLSPGTVMMALPDPINGFRLAGRSNENARARGALAELGLNPLMTEAFRQRERQA, from the coding sequence ATGCCGGACAGGTCCCCGACGCTGTACGACCTGTTCTCGCGCACGGCCGAGCGCACGCCCGATGCGCTTGCTCTGTGCGATCCGCCGAACAAGCGCCGCATCACCGGCGAAGAGCCTGTCGAACTCACCTACGCGCAGTCTGAAGCCGCAGTCGCCTCGCTGTCCTCGCAATTCATCCGCGCGGGGCTTCCGGCCGGGTCCATCGTCGCGGTGCAACTGCCCAACACCGTCGAATTCCCGCTGACGCTGCTCGCGGCATGGCGCGCGGGGCTGGTGGTGGCGCTGCTGCCGCAGCTCTGGCGGCAGGCCGAACTGGCAGAAGCCTTGAACCGCGTCGGCGCGCGCGCCATCGTCACCGCCGGGCGGATCGAACTGATCGACCATGCCGACCTTGCGATGAACGCCGCCGCCGAGGCGTTCTCGATCCGGCATGTGATGGGCTTCGGCGAGGCGCTGCCCGACGGCATGACGCCGCTCGATTGGCGGCAGCGGGAATCCTTCGCGCCCAATCTCTCGATCAACGCCCGCAAGGCCGCCGTTGCCTCGTTCGACATCACCCGGAACGGGATGGTCGCGGTGCCGCGCAGCCATGTGAACCTGATCGCGGGCGGATTGGCCATCTACATGGAAAGCGCCCTTCCCTCCGCCGCGCGGATCATCTCGACGGCGCTGCTGTCCTCGTTTGCGGGGCTCACGTCATCCGTCGTGCTGTGGTTGTTGAGCGGCGGCTCGCTGCGCCTGCATCATCCCTTCGATCCGCAGGTGCTGGCCGAGCAGATCCGCGCAGGCAATTGCGACACGCTGATCGGGCCCGCCGAACTCGCATTGCGGATGTCGGAATCCGCAGCCATCGACGCACAGCCATCGCTGCATCATGTCATCGGGCTGTGGCGGACGCCGGAACGTGTTTCGGCCAGCCCGGACTGGAAGGCGAAGTCGGCGGCACTCACCGATGTCTATCTGTTCGGAGAAATGGGCCTGTTCGCGCTCAACCGCCTCGACGACGGCACGGCCGCGCCGGTGACGCTGACCCACCACGACGCAGCCCGCGCGGGTGAATTGCTGCTGACGCCGAAAGGCACGCTCGGCCTGCGGGGGCCGATGGTGACGCTCGCGGCCTATCGCCCTCCGCCAAAGGCCGACACCTCCCTGATGCGGGCAGAGCCCAGCGCCGACTATGTCGATACCGGCTATCCCGCCAAGCGCGCGAACCCGGACGGGCACATCACGCTGACCGGCACGCCCGCCGGCATAGCCAATGTCGGCGGCTATCGCTTCCGCGAGGACGATCTCGAACAATGGGCGCGTCGGCTATCGCCCGGCACGGTGATGATGGCCCTGCCCGATCCCATTAACGGCTTCCGCCTCGCCGGGCGCTCGAACGAGAATGCCCGGGCGCGCGGCGCCCTCGCAGAACTCGGCCTCAATCCGCTGATGACGGAAGCTTTCCGCCAGCGCGAGCGTCAAGCGTAA
- a CDS encoding extracellular solute-binding protein: MFVAVLGAALAGAWAQAEPAPSIAMHGKPALPNDFKNLPYVNPNAPKGGRLTFGLLGTFDSLNPFIVRGIAVQQIRGYVVESLMARNNDEPFSLYGLLADSIETNEARSYVAFHINPAARFSNGTPVTAQDVLFSWQLMRDHGRPNHRLYYSKVKDARALDAQTVRFDFGGEADRELPLILGLMPVFSQKAVNVDTFEDTSMTAPLGSGPYRVTEVRPGASVTLTRNPDYWGRDLPVARGLWNFDEVRLDFYREANGAFEAFKRGLYDFRNENEPLRWHEGYDFPAARNGEVIRDTVKTGTPRPSEFLVFNTRRPVFADIRVRQALTLLFDFEWINRNYFFGLYSRSPSYFAGSELSAEGRPASAHEREILAPYAASVRPDIMDGRYRLPVTDGSGRDRKALRAALTLLEQAGYEFKGTHLRNRETGEPLSFEILVSTRDQERIALAYSRDLKRAGIEVSVRVVDAVQFDQRRLAYDFDMIQNRWDQSLSPGNEQAFYWGSQAADTPGTRNYMGARDPAIDAAINAMLEARERPDFVDAVRALDRVLMSGAYAIPLYNPPAQWIARWNRIKSPSRTALSGYLPETWWFNLQKQTP, from the coding sequence ATGTTTGTCGCCGTCCTTGGCGCAGCACTTGCCGGCGCGTGGGCGCAGGCCGAGCCGGCCCCCTCCATTGCCATGCACGGCAAACCGGCGCTGCCAAACGACTTTAAGAACCTTCCCTATGTCAATCCAAACGCTCCGAAAGGTGGCCGCCTGACCTTCGGCCTGCTCGGCACATTCGACAGCCTGAACCCGTTCATCGTGAGGGGCATCGCGGTGCAACAAATTCGGGGCTACGTGGTCGAGAGCCTGATGGCGCGCAACAATGACGAGCCGTTCTCGCTTTACGGCCTGCTCGCCGACAGCATCGAGACCAATGAGGCCCGCAGCTATGTCGCCTTCCATATCAATCCGGCGGCGCGGTTCTCGAACGGCACCCCGGTGACAGCGCAGGACGTGCTGTTCTCCTGGCAGTTGATGCGCGACCATGGCCGCCCCAATCACCGGCTGTACTATTCCAAGGTGAAGGATGCGCGCGCGCTCGACGCGCAGACCGTCCGTTTCGATTTCGGCGGCGAGGCGGACCGCGAACTGCCGCTGATCCTCGGACTGATGCCGGTGTTTTCCCAAAAGGCCGTCAACGTCGATACCTTCGAGGACACCTCGATGACCGCCCCGCTCGGCTCCGGCCCCTACCGCGTCACGGAGGTCCGGCCCGGCGCCAGCGTCACCCTGACGCGCAACCCGGATTACTGGGGGCGCGACCTGCCGGTGGCCCGGGGCCTGTGGAATTTTGACGAGGTCCGGCTCGACTTCTACCGCGAGGCCAATGGCGCCTTCGAGGCGTTCAAGCGCGGACTGTACGATTTCCGCAACGAGAACGAGCCGTTGCGCTGGCACGAGGGTTACGACTTCCCCGCCGCCCGCAACGGCGAGGTGATCCGCGACACGGTCAAGACCGGCACTCCGCGCCCCTCGGAATTTCTGGTGTTCAACACTCGCCGCCCGGTGTTTGCCGATATCCGGGTCCGGCAGGCGTTGACGCTGCTGTTCGACTTCGAATGGATCAACCGCAATTACTTCTTCGGCCTCTACAGCCGCTCGCCGAGCTATTTCGCGGGGTCGGAGCTGTCCGCCGAAGGCCGCCCCGCCTCCGCGCATGAACGCGAGATCCTCGCGCCCTATGCCGCGAGCGTTCGGCCCGACATCATGGACGGACGCTATCGCCTGCCGGTCACGGACGGCTCCGGGCGCGACCGCAAGGCGCTGCGCGCAGCCCTGACGCTGCTGGAGCAAGCCGGCTACGAGTTCAAGGGCACGCATCTGCGCAACCGCGAGACCGGCGAACCGCTGAGCTTTGAAATTCTCGTCAGCACCCGCGATCAGGAGCGGATCGCGCTGGCCTATTCGCGTGACCTCAAGCGCGCGGGCATCGAGGTGTCGGTGCGGGTGGTCGATGCGGTGCAGTTCGACCAGCGCCGTCTCGCCTACGACTTCGACATGATCCAGAACCGCTGGGACCAATCGCTGTCACCCGGCAACGAGCAGGCGTTCTACTGGGGCTCGCAGGCCGCCGACACGCCGGGCACCCGCAACTACATGGGCGCCCGCGACCCCGCGATCGATGCCGCGATCAACGCCATGCTGGAGGCAAGGGAACGGCCGGACTTCGTCGATGCGGTCCGTGCCCTTGACCGTGTCCTGATGTCCGGGGCCTACGCAATTCCCTTGTACAACCCGCCGGCGCAATGGATCGCGCGCTGGAATCGTATAAAATCTCCTTCCCGTACTGCGCTTTCCGGCTATCTTCCGGAGACGTGGTGGTTCAACTTACAGAAACAGACTCCGTGA
- a CDS encoding invasion associated locus B family protein, whose product MNFRNLAAQAAPRGRRFAAVFLAAAAMIALPVADASAQAQPAPKGKAAPKAAPKAAPAQPQQPAQGQQQPEQQVQLIYGQWTKFCLKGQDANAKQVCFTGKDGRIESGQPVIAAVIIEPEGEPKKILRVTLPLGMQLAYGTRIVVDSNPPLQSPYVICFANGCMSDYEVTADLLNHMKKGQNLVVQAINSNGAPLTLPLPLAEFAKAYDGPPTDPKVFEENQKKLQDELQKRAAEARQRLESQTNTTPPAGK is encoded by the coding sequence ATGAATTTCCGGAACTTGGCCGCGCAGGCCGCGCCGCGCGGACGGAGGTTCGCCGCAGTATTTCTGGCCGCCGCGGCCATGATCGCCCTGCCGGTGGCCGATGCGAGCGCCCAGGCACAGCCGGCCCCCAAGGGGAAGGCCGCGCCGAAAGCGGCTCCGAAGGCGGCACCCGCCCAGCCCCAGCAGCCCGCGCAGGGCCAGCAGCAGCCGGAGCAGCAGGTTCAGCTCATTTACGGTCAGTGGACCAAGTTCTGTCTCAAGGGTCAGGATGCCAACGCCAAGCAGGTCTGCTTCACCGGCAAGGACGGCCGCATCGAGTCCGGCCAGCCCGTCATCGCGGCCGTCATCATCGAGCCGGAAGGCGAGCCCAAGAAGATCCTGCGCGTGACGCTGCCGCTCGGCATGCAGCTCGCCTACGGCACCCGCATTGTCGTCGACAGCAACCCGCCGCTGCAAAGCCCCTATGTGATCTGCTTCGCCAACGGCTGTATGTCCGATTACGAAGTCACCGCCGATCTTCTGAACCACATGAAGAAGGGCCAGAACCTCGTCGTGCAGGCGATCAACTCCAATGGCGCGCCGCTGACGCTGCCGCTGCCGCTGGCCGAGTTCGCCAAGGCTTATGATGGCCCTCCGACCGACCCGAAGGTGTTCGAGGAGAACCAGAAGAAATTGCAGGACGAGTTGCAGAAGCGTGCGGCGGAAGCCCGCCAGCGGCTCGAGAGCCAGACCAACACAACCCCGCCCGCCGGCAAGTAA
- the hspQ gene encoding heat shock protein HspQ, producing the protein MKARTAKFQIGQVVRHRSFSFRGVIFDIDPEFNNTEEWWLSIPEEMRPHKDQPFYHLLAENSDSEYIAYVSEQNLLPDETGDPVRHSQVSEIFIKDKAGGYRQRNLSLN; encoded by the coding sequence ATGAAAGCACGAACCGCGAAATTCCAGATCGGCCAGGTTGTCCGTCACCGCTCCTTTTCATTCCGGGGCGTGATCTTCGACATCGATCCCGAATTCAACAACACCGAAGAGTGGTGGCTCTCGATCCCCGAGGAGATGCGTCCGCACAAGGACCAGCCATTCTATCATCTGCTGGCCGAGAACTCGGATTCCGAATACATCGCCTATGTCTCCGAGCAGAACCTGCTGCCGGACGAGACCGGCGATCCGGTTCGTCACTCGCAGGTGTCGGAAATCTTCATCAAGGACAAGGCGGGCGGATATCGCCAGCGCAATCTGTCCCTGAACTAG
- a CDS encoding UbiH/UbiF family hydroxylase, translating to MNTPGFPHFDVAIVGGGPVGLAAAIGLAQNGVPTTLIARKVAYSDNRTTALLGGSIDFLRSLEVWPRCEQQAAALRVMRLIDDTGRLVRAPEVRLSAHEIGEETFGYNIENRILVAALEERACELTNLVRYDDDASTIDGGDSSAGIATKNGAHINAAIVGGADGRNSLARRSAGIDLRTRTLEQAAVTFNTTHTRPHDNISTEFHTPHGPRVFVPLPGLRSSIVWVTTPDEAAQLQSLSDDELGLRAERQAHSIFGKMRAEGERHVFPLTMQSPAALAAHRIALLGEAAHVFPPIGAQGLNLGLRDAADFVRVITAAHQAGTDPGSDDVMSQYSRSRSADIASRTAVIDIANRSLLSGFLPVQMMRAVGLHLLNIADPLRRFAMREGLAPWWRRSA from the coding sequence ATGAACACGCCCGGTTTCCCTCATTTTGACGTTGCCATCGTCGGTGGCGGCCCTGTCGGCCTCGCCGCGGCCATCGGGCTTGCGCAGAACGGCGTTCCCACCACATTGATCGCCCGCAAGGTCGCCTATAGCGACAACCGCACCACCGCCCTGCTCGGCGGCTCAATCGATTTTCTGAGGTCGCTGGAGGTCTGGCCCCGCTGCGAACAGCAGGCGGCCGCTTTGCGGGTGATGCGGCTGATCGACGACACCGGACGGCTGGTGCGCGCGCCCGAGGTTCGACTGTCGGCTCACGAGATCGGAGAGGAGACGTTCGGCTACAACATCGAGAACCGGATACTTGTTGCGGCCCTTGAGGAACGCGCTTGTGAATTGACCAACCTCGTGCGTTACGATGACGACGCCAGCACCATCGATGGCGGCGATTCATCTGCCGGGATCGCGACAAAGAACGGTGCACATATCAATGCCGCGATCGTCGGCGGCGCGGACGGACGTAATTCGCTTGCGCGCCGCAGCGCGGGCATCGACCTGCGCACGCGCACCCTTGAACAGGCCGCCGTCACCTTCAACACCACGCATACACGCCCTCACGACAACATCTCGACTGAATTCCACACGCCTCACGGCCCGCGCGTGTTCGTGCCATTGCCTGGCCTTCGCTCGAGCATCGTCTGGGTGACGACGCCGGACGAGGCCGCGCAACTGCAATCGCTGTCCGACGATGAACTCGGCCTGCGCGCGGAGCGTCAGGCGCACTCGATTTTCGGCAAGATGCGCGCGGAGGGAGAGCGTCACGTTTTCCCGCTGACGATGCAAAGCCCGGCCGCACTCGCCGCGCACCGCATCGCCCTGCTTGGCGAGGCCGCTCATGTTTTTCCGCCGATCGGCGCGCAGGGCCTCAATCTCGGGCTGCGCGATGCCGCCGATTTCGTGCGGGTTATCACGGCGGCCCATCAGGCCGGCACAGACCCCGGCTCGGATGACGTGATGTCGCAATACTCGCGAAGCCGCAGCGCCGATATCGCAAGCCGCACGGCGGTGATCGATATCGCCAACCGCTCGCTGCTCTCCGGCTTCCTGCCCGTGCAGATGATGCGGGCGGTGGGCCTTCATCTTCTCAATATCGCCGATCCGCTGCGCCGTTTCGCCATGCGCGAGGGGCTTGCCCCCTGGTGGCGACGCTCGGCCTGA